One genomic window of Oncorhynchus kisutch isolate 150728-3 linkage group LG24, Okis_V2, whole genome shotgun sequence includes the following:
- the LOC109869564 gene encoding NADH dehydrogenase [ubiquinone] 1 beta subcomplex subunit 11, mitochondrial-like, which yields MLARLSRFRPALARFRTNPAFGARFVSQSPPSGAAGSATVSDLQPSRATESHGHAEVSAFEKNRDYHGFSQDPVVDEWNMRMAFFFGISIAIVVGGTFIHYLPDHGMRQWARREAERLITQREAAGLLLMEENYYDPSKIVLPGAGEE from the exons ATGCTCGCCCGGTTGTCACGGTTTAGGCCTGCCTTGGCCCGTTTTCGCACAAATCCGGCGTTTGGGGCTCGGTTCGTATCGCAATCTCCACCCTCGGGTGCTGCTGGTTCGGCCACTGTATCGGATTTGCAGCCCTCACGTGCCACGGAAAGTCATGGACACGCAGAGGTCAGCGCGTTCGAGAAG AATCGAGATTATCATGGGTTCTCTCAGGATCCTGTCGTTGACGAGTGGAACATGAGGATGGCCTTCTTCTTTGGCATCTCCATAGCTATTGTGGTTGGGGGTACCTTCATCCACTATTTACCAGACCATGG TATGAGGCAGTGGGCCAGGAGGGAAGCAGAAAGGTTGATCACACAGAGGGAGGCTGCAGGTCTTCTTCTTATGGAAGAGAACTACTATGACCCAAGCAAGATTGTGCTACCAGGAGCCGGAGAGGAGTAG